The following are from one region of the Actinoplanes sp. L3-i22 genome:
- a CDS encoding DUF3618 domain-containing protein, giving the protein MALRAEIKQTRSDLGETVQALAARADVKARAREQVTQTKQRLLDQAASATGRLREVAGHASANVKDAAGQTAAVSGDVAHDAAVRVRSNQLPVVLIAAGLAAVVGVILIVRGRR; this is encoded by the coding sequence GTGGCGCTGCGGGCCGAGATCAAGCAGACCCGTTCCGACCTGGGCGAGACCGTGCAGGCCCTGGCCGCGCGCGCGGATGTCAAGGCCCGCGCCCGCGAGCAGGTCACCCAGACCAAGCAGCGGCTGCTCGACCAGGCCGCCTCCGCCACCGGCCGGCTCCGCGAGGTGGCCGGCCACGCGTCGGCGAACGTCAAGGACGCGGCCGGCCAGACCGCCGCGGTCTCCGGCGACGTCGCGCACGACGCGGCCGTCCGGGTGCGGAGCAATCAGCTCCCGGTGGTCCTGATCGCGGCCGGTCTGGCCGCGGTGGTCGGCGTGATCCTGATCGTCCGGGGGAGGCGCTGA
- a CDS encoding phage holin family protein: MADVLDGRARPLSDQSTAELVQRASEQLSKLVRDELTLAKAELAEKGKHAGIGVGLFSGAGVLAMYGVGASIATAIIALSLVWPLWLASLVVTVAIFLVAGVLVLIGRSQLRRAMPAEPKAAIEGLKADVDEVKQAVKERGRA; this comes from the coding sequence ATGGCCGATGTGCTCGACGGCAGGGCCCGACCGTTATCCGACCAATCCACCGCGGAACTCGTCCAGCGCGCCAGTGAGCAACTGAGCAAGCTGGTTCGGGACGAACTGACTCTGGCCAAGGCCGAACTGGCCGAGAAGGGCAAACACGCCGGGATCGGCGTCGGTCTGTTCAGCGGCGCCGGTGTGCTGGCGATGTACGGTGTCGGTGCCTCGATCGCGACCGCGATCATCGCGTTGAGCCTGGTCTGGCCGCTCTGGCTGGCGAGCCTGGTGGTCACCGTGGCGATCTTCCTGGTGGCCGGTGTGCTGGTGCTGATCGGCCGGTCGCAACTCCGCCGCGCCATGCCCGCTGAGCCGAAGGCCGCGATCGAGGGCTTGAAAGCCGATGTCGACGAGGTCAAGCAGGCGGTCAAGGAACGAGGCCGGGCATGA